A genomic stretch from Sporolituus thermophilus DSM 23256 includes:
- the rph gene encoding ribonuclease PH: MRIDGRQAADLRPISITRHYLKHAEGSVLIEVGDTKVICAATIEEKVPPFLKGTGEGWITAEYSLLPRSTQTRNIREAAKGRLTGRTHEIQRLIGRALRSVVDLKALGERTVWIDCDVIQADGGTRTASITGAFVALVDAVNTIYTDPEKPFPIKDFLAAVSVGVVDGTAVLDLCYAEDSAAIVDMNIVMTGNGDLVEVQGTGEKHPFTKAQLAEMLTLGERGIAELIDYQKEVLGELSWKVGRVP; the protein is encoded by the coding sequence ATGAGAATTGACGGCCGGCAGGCTGCTGATCTGCGTCCCATTTCTATTACCCGCCATTATTTAAAGCATGCCGAAGGTTCGGTTTTGATTGAAGTAGGCGACACCAAAGTCATTTGCGCCGCCACGATCGAAGAGAAGGTGCCGCCCTTTCTCAAAGGCACCGGCGAGGGCTGGATTACGGCCGAATATTCGCTGCTGCCCCGCTCTACCCAGACGCGTAATATCCGGGAAGCGGCCAAAGGCCGCCTGACCGGCCGGACCCACGAAATTCAGCGGCTCATCGGGCGGGCGCTGCGCAGTGTTGTAGACCTTAAAGCCCTGGGTGAACGAACGGTTTGGATCGACTGCGACGTCATCCAGGCTGACGGCGGCACCCGCACCGCTTCTATTACCGGGGCGTTCGTCGCCCTGGTAGACGCCGTCAACACCATTTATACCGACCCCGAAAAGCCCTTTCCGATTAAAGATTTTCTCGCTGCCGTCAGCGTGGGGGTCGTTGACGGGACAGCCGTCCTCGACTTGTGTTACGCCGAGGATTCAGCCGCCATCGTGGATATGAATATCGTTATGACCGGCAACGGCGATTTGGTGGAAGTGCAGGGCACCGGGGAAAAACACCCCTTTACCAAGGCGCAGCTCGCCGAGATGTTGACTCTTGGCGAACGGGGCATTGCCGAACTGATTGACTATCAAAAAGAAGTATTGGGTGAATTGTCGTGGAAAGTGGGGCGGGTGCCGTGA
- a CDS encoding sigma 54-interacting transcriptional regulator, whose amino-acid sequence MLVKELAWQFRPFLCVDMDTDAALKVFAQVPYAALPVVGKNNTYLGIVRLRDLIGQNAAALEGYIVKTVLLGEDDELDEALLAAFEDILVVGNKQRGCLRGFIAKNDILKFLAAENKELRQAKMLANEFEAIFESSYDGLYICDHNARIIRVNSSWERICGFSREEVRGRTPYELVAAGLYSNSAAIEAITKKQSCTVMLEITQGPKKGTKIMATGTPVLGDNGQIRLVVVNVRDITVLMKLKEELKTTVEIKKRYEDEIRRQQLASHDIVAQSPTMQRILELASRVAQVDSTVLITGESGVGKEVVASKIHYLSSRCDKPLIKINCGAIPENLLESELFGYQGGAFTGAKREGKPGMFELAASGTLFLDEIGELPVNLQVKLLRAIQDKEITRVGGVKPIPVDVRIIAATNRDLAMMVKKGEFRDDLFYRLNVINIEIPPLRERREDLPALLHFFLQKFNRKHGKTKALAPEVVEQLMRYDWPGNVREVENIIERLIVLVNEPIIEMRHLPDFLQDELRCPAQAVKLNTIVPWRQAISQLERQLICRAMAKYGTTRKAAQALGVNQSTIVRKLKEYRTTLSDDSVHQHDAWEHRVHI is encoded by the coding sequence TTGCTGGTTAAAGAGCTTGCTTGGCAGTTTCGGCCGTTTCTCTGTGTTGATATGGATACGGACGCTGCGCTTAAGGTATTTGCCCAAGTCCCGTATGCGGCATTGCCTGTAGTCGGCAAAAACAATACATACTTGGGGATCGTGCGGCTGCGGGATCTGATTGGGCAAAATGCGGCCGCATTGGAGGGATATATAGTAAAGACTGTCTTGCTCGGTGAGGATGACGAACTGGATGAGGCTTTATTAGCTGCTTTTGAAGACATTTTGGTGGTGGGAAACAAACAAAGGGGCTGTTTGCGAGGGTTTATCGCCAAAAATGATATTTTAAAGTTCTTAGCGGCAGAAAACAAGGAGCTTAGGCAGGCCAAAATGTTGGCCAACGAATTTGAAGCGATTTTTGAGTCATCTTATGACGGACTGTATATTTGTGACCATAATGCGCGGATCATCAGGGTCAATTCGTCATGGGAAAGAATTTGCGGATTTTCCCGCGAGGAGGTACGGGGCAGGACACCCTACGAACTGGTAGCTGCCGGTTTATATAGCAATTCGGCGGCTATTGAAGCAATAACTAAAAAACAGTCGTGCACTGTAATGCTGGAAATCACTCAAGGGCCGAAAAAAGGGACAAAAATAATGGCTACCGGTACACCGGTTTTGGGAGACAATGGGCAAATAAGGTTAGTGGTAGTCAACGTTCGAGACATAACCGTGCTGATGAAGCTTAAAGAAGAGTTGAAAACTACGGTTGAAATTAAAAAACGTTATGAAGATGAAATCCGGCGGCAACAGCTGGCTAGCCATGACATCGTGGCGCAAAGTCCGACGATGCAGCGGATTTTGGAACTGGCAAGCCGGGTGGCGCAGGTGGACTCGACCGTGTTAATTACCGGCGAATCTGGGGTGGGAAAAGAAGTAGTAGCCTCAAAAATTCATTATCTCAGTTCGCGGTGTGACAAACCGTTAATAAAAATTAATTGTGGTGCCATACCGGAGAACTTGCTCGAGTCTGAATTGTTTGGATACCAAGGAGGGGCTTTTACCGGGGCCAAGCGCGAAGGCAAGCCGGGAATGTTCGAATTGGCTGCCAGCGGTACGTTGTTTTTGGACGAAATCGGCGAGCTGCCTGTCAACCTGCAGGTCAAACTACTCAGGGCTATTCAGGACAAAGAAATTACCAGGGTGGGCGGCGTTAAGCCAATCCCGGTTGATGTGCGGATTATTGCCGCTACCAACCGGGACCTGGCCATGATGGTAAAAAAAGGCGAGTTTCGTGACGATTTGTTTTACCGCCTGAATGTCATAAATATAGAAATTCCCCCCTTGCGGGAACGGCGGGAAGACTTGCCGGCTTTGCTGCACTTTTTTTTGCAAAAGTTTAATCGCAAACACGGTAAAACAAAAGCGCTTGCCCCCGAGGTCGTTGAGCAGTTGATGCGCTACGATTGGCCCGGCAATGTCCGCGAGGTAGAAAATATTATTGAACGTCTGATAGTCCTGGTCAATGAACCGATAATTGAAATGCGACACCTGCCGGATTTTTTGCAGGATGAGCTTCGTTGTCCCGCCCAAGCAGTTAAGCTCAATACCATTGTGCCTTGGCGGCAGGCAATTTCGCAGCTTGAACGCCAGCTGATCTGCCGGGCGATGGCTAAGTACGGCACAACCCGCAAGGCGGCCCAGGCCTTAGGGGTGAACCAATCGACAATTGTCCGCAAACTTAAAGAATACCGGACAACACTGAGTGATGATTCGGTGCATCAACACGATGCATGGGAGCATCGCGTGCACATATAA
- a CDS encoding metallophosphoesterase, whose product MRIGVISDTHGDAAAIRRAIFAGGPVDLWLHAGDYSQDANLLAELSGLKVIAAAGNCDGLTAAKIDEFVDAGGKKIWLTHGHRYQARVRFNELVWWGEKYEVDIVVFGHTHVPYLARHGRLIIFNPGSAARPRGGSRPSIGILTITADGQVEAEFIDIAGK is encoded by the coding sequence ATGAGGATTGGCGTTATCAGCGATACCCATGGCGATGCGGCCGCCATCCGGCGGGCCATTTTTGCCGGCGGACCGGTAGACTTGTGGCTTCACGCCGGTGACTACAGTCAGGACGCTAATTTGCTTGCCGAACTCAGCGGGCTCAAGGTGATTGCCGCCGCCGGCAACTGCGACGGCTTGACTGCGGCCAAAATCGACGAATTTGTTGATGCTGGCGGCAAGAAAATCTGGCTGACTCACGGCCATCGCTACCAGGCCCGCGTAAGGTTTAACGAGCTGGTGTGGTGGGGCGAAAAGTACGAGGTGGATATTGTGGTATTTGGTCATACGCATGTTCCGTATCTCGCCCGCCACGGCAGGCTCATTATTTTCAATCCCGGCAGCGCGGCCCGTCCCCGCGGCGGTAGCAGGCCCAGTATTGGCATCTTGACCATTACGGCTGACGGGCAGGTTGAGGCGGAATTTATCGATATTGCCGGGAAATAA
- a CDS encoding acyl-CoA dehydrogenase, which produces MNFTLTPEQEDIRKMVREFAEKVIAPSAAERDEKEIFPREIFDEMGKLGIMGLPYPEKYGGAGSDFVAYAIAVEEISRVCASTGIGLSVHVSLCSWPIYKYGTEEQKQKFLRPLAEGVKLGAFGLTEPNAGTDAAAGSTTAVRDGDYYILNGTKVFNTNGGEAEIEVIFAATDKAAGPKGMSAFIVEKGTPGLSFGKKEIKMGIRSSVQREVILDNCRVPAANLLGKEGEGFKIAMTTLDGGRIGVAAQSVGIAQAALEAAIKYSKERVQFGKPIANNQAISFMLADMATKVEAARLLTYRAAYNKSNNLPYAKEAAMAKMFASDAAMAVTTDAVQIFGGYGYSREYPVERFMRDAKITQIYEGTNQAQRMVIAGNILR; this is translated from the coding sequence ATGAATTTTACGCTTACCCCTGAGCAAGAAGACATTCGCAAAATGGTGCGGGAGTTTGCGGAGAAAGTGATTGCCCCCAGCGCAGCCGAGCGGGATGAAAAAGAAATTTTCCCGCGGGAAATTTTCGACGAAATGGGCAAGTTGGGGATTATGGGTTTGCCTTATCCGGAAAAGTATGGCGGTGCCGGAAGCGATTTTGTCGCTTACGCCATTGCGGTTGAAGAAATTTCCCGGGTGTGCGCGTCTACCGGTATTGGTCTGTCCGTCCATGTATCGCTCTGTTCCTGGCCGATTTACAAATACGGCACGGAAGAGCAAAAACAAAAATTCCTCCGTCCGTTGGCCGAAGGGGTAAAACTGGGCGCGTTTGGCCTCACCGAGCCCAATGCCGGCACCGATGCCGCGGCCGGCTCGACCACGGCCGTGCGCGACGGCGATTACTACATTCTTAACGGCACGAAAGTATTCAATACCAATGGCGGGGAAGCGGAAATCGAGGTTATCTTTGCCGCTACCGATAAAGCCGCCGGTCCTAAGGGAATGAGCGCCTTTATTGTGGAAAAAGGCACCCCGGGACTGTCGTTCGGCAAAAAAGAAATTAAGATGGGGATCCGGTCATCGGTGCAGCGCGAGGTTATTCTCGACAACTGCCGCGTGCCTGCTGCCAACCTGCTCGGCAAGGAAGGCGAGGGCTTCAAGATTGCCATGACGACCCTTGACGGCGGCCGCATCGGCGTTGCCGCCCAGTCGGTAGGCATTGCCCAGGCGGCATTGGAGGCGGCTATCAAGTACTCGAAAGAACGGGTACAATTCGGCAAGCCGATTGCCAATAACCAGGCAATCAGCTTCATGCTGGCGGATATGGCGACCAAGGTGGAGGCGGCCCGGCTCTTGACCTACCGGGCGGCGTACAATAAATCCAACAACCTGCCCTATGCCAAAGAAGCGGCAATGGCCAAGATGTTTGCTTCCGACGCCGCGATGGCGGTTACGACCGATGCCGTCCAGATCTTCGGCGGTTACGGCTACAGCCGCGAGTATCCCGTTGAGCGTTTCATGCGCGACGCCAAGATCACGCAGATTTACGAAGGGACCAACCAGGCGCAGCGCATGGTCATTGCCGGTAATATCTTACGGTAA
- a CDS encoding histone deacetylase family protein: protein MPGKPLGLVFFPAFDWAITPTHPEREERLLYTRDQIVEEGILDLANIREYKPRLAALHDVEAVHIGVPDIASLITDAHLVSAGGAMTAADAVMTGEVARAFALVRPPGHHAMRVVHGTRGFCTINIEAIMVEYLRRRYGVGRVAIVDTDVHHGDGTQDIFYHDPDTLFISFHQDGRTLYPGTGFTDETGSPGAFATTINLPLPPGTTDEGLHYVLDNLILPVLEEFRPDIVINSAGQDNHYSDPLANMAITAQGYARLADKLKANIAVLEGGYSIEDALPYVNTGIILAMAGLDYSKVVEPDFDQSVRHQSAATTAYIRRLVQDWRETWARRDELRRRAVAQAGDFWQRRRGIYYDDSGIREHQVETVRQCPCCHGYITIATEAEGYGFGYKSAFIGIIPRNSCPRCRQGAVEAVQAAAKQGKFQHYFLQDQEQYTLTRV, encoded by the coding sequence ATGCCAGGTAAACCGCTCGGTTTAGTCTTTTTTCCGGCTTTTGACTGGGCAATTACCCCGACCCATCCCGAACGGGAGGAACGGCTACTTTATACCCGCGACCAAATTGTCGAGGAAGGCATCCTTGATCTGGCTAATATCCGCGAGTATAAACCACGCCTGGCGGCGCTGCATGATGTCGAGGCCGTCCACATTGGCGTGCCCGATATCGCTTCCCTGATTACCGATGCCCATCTTGTTTCGGCCGGCGGCGCTATGACGGCCGCCGACGCCGTTATGACCGGGGAAGTGGCGCGGGCCTTTGCACTTGTGCGGCCTCCCGGACATCATGCCATGCGTGTTGTTCATGGGACCAGGGGCTTTTGCACTATCAATATCGAGGCCATTATGGTAGAATATTTGCGCCGCCGCTATGGAGTGGGCCGGGTGGCTATTGTCGATACCGATGTGCATCACGGCGACGGTACGCAGGATATTTTTTACCATGACCCCGACACCTTGTTTATTTCTTTTCACCAAGACGGGCGCACCCTGTATCCTGGCACCGGGTTTACGGACGAGACGGGCAGCCCGGGAGCGTTTGCCACCACGATAAATCTGCCGCTGCCGCCGGGGACGACCGACGAAGGGCTGCACTATGTGCTGGACAACTTAATTTTGCCGGTTTTGGAAGAGTTTCGGCCCGACATCGTGATCAACTCGGCCGGACAGGATAATCATTATAGCGACCCGCTGGCCAATATGGCGATTACCGCCCAGGGCTACGCCCGGCTGGCGGACAAACTAAAGGCCAATATTGCCGTCCTGGAAGGCGGCTATTCAATTGAGGACGCATTGCCCTATGTCAATACCGGCATTATTTTGGCAATGGCCGGGCTAGACTACAGCAAGGTGGTAGAGCCCGATTTCGACCAGTCTGTCCGCCACCAATCAGCGGCGACTACGGCCTATATCCGCCGCTTGGTGCAGGATTGGCGGGAAACATGGGCGCGGCGGGATGAACTGCGCCGCCGGGCGGTGGCGCAGGCCGGCGATTTCTGGCAGCGCCGGCGGGGGATTTATTATGATGACAGTGGCATCCGTGAGCACCAGGTGGAAACAGTGCGGCAGTGCCCGTGCTGTCACGGCTACATAACCATCGCGACCGAAGCCGAAGGGTACGGGTTCGGCTACAAGTCGGCCTTTATCGGTATCATTCCCCGGAATAGCTGCCCACGCTGCCGGCAGGGGGCGGTCGAAGCTGTACAGGCCGCCGCCAAGCAAGGTAAGTTCCAGCATTATTTCTTGCAAGACCAGGAGCAGTATACTTTAACCAGAGTTTAG
- a CDS encoding acyl CoA:acetate/3-ketoacid CoA transferase encodes MNKVMTAEEAVRLIKPGDTVAISGFIGMGHPEEISKAVEASFLKTGTPHSLTLAYGASQNDGKSNWGLNRWCKEGLIKRIIAGHFNLQPDMVRLINEEKVEAYAVPQGVMMHLFRAIAGKKPGVITHVGLKTFADPRETGGRLNSISKAEIVKLIELEGQEYLWYKAFPINVAIIRGTTADLKGNVTIEKEAIRLEFLALAMAAKNSGGKVIVQVERLAQTGTLDPRMVVVPGILVDAIVVAKPENHWQSMVEQYNPALTGEIKAPLSSIEPIPLDDRKIICRRAAMELSPDSVINLGIGMPEGVSAVAAEEGIIDLLTATIEPGLIGGVPTSGLRFGCSINPEAILDHPSQFDFYDGGGLDLACLGMAELDVYGNVNVSKFGPRIAGPGGFVNITQNAKKVVFCGTMTAGGLKVATGNGKLTIVEEGKAKKLVPKVGHITFSGEYAREKGQKVLYVTERAVFEMRPEGLTLTEVAPGVDLEKDIFGQMLFKPHVASDLKLMDRRIFTDKPMGLKDEILSKKA; translated from the coding sequence TTGAACAAAGTAATGACCGCAGAAGAGGCGGTCCGACTGATAAAGCCGGGCGATACGGTAGCTATAAGCGGCTTTATCGGCATGGGACATCCGGAAGAAATTTCCAAAGCGGTAGAAGCAAGTTTTTTGAAGACAGGTACGCCGCACAGTCTCACGCTGGCGTACGGCGCTTCGCAAAACGACGGCAAGTCCAACTGGGGACTTAACCGGTGGTGCAAAGAAGGGCTGATCAAACGGATTATTGCCGGACATTTTAATCTCCAACCGGACATGGTGCGGCTGATTAATGAGGAAAAAGTCGAAGCCTATGCCGTGCCGCAGGGAGTAATGATGCACCTTTTCCGCGCCATTGCGGGGAAAAAGCCGGGCGTTATTACCCATGTGGGGCTCAAGACTTTTGCCGATCCGCGGGAAACGGGCGGGCGCCTGAACAGTATCTCCAAGGCGGAAATCGTTAAGCTGATTGAACTGGAAGGGCAGGAATATCTTTGGTATAAGGCTTTCCCGATTAACGTCGCCATAATCCGGGGGACGACGGCTGATCTAAAAGGCAACGTTACTATCGAAAAGGAGGCCATCCGGCTGGAATTTCTTGCCTTAGCCATGGCGGCCAAAAACTCGGGAGGCAAGGTTATCGTGCAGGTCGAGCGCCTGGCGCAAACCGGCACGTTAGACCCGCGGATGGTGGTCGTGCCCGGCATATTGGTGGATGCCATTGTGGTCGCCAAACCGGAAAATCATTGGCAAAGCATGGTCGAGCAGTACAATCCGGCTTTGACCGGTGAAATAAAGGCGCCGCTAAGCAGCATCGAGCCGATACCGCTGGATGACCGAAAGATCATCTGCCGCCGGGCGGCTATGGAGCTTAGCCCGGACAGTGTGATCAACTTGGGCATCGGCATGCCGGAAGGCGTGTCGGCGGTAGCGGCCGAGGAAGGTATCATTGATCTTTTAACAGCAACCATTGAGCCCGGTCTCATCGGTGGGGTTCCGACCTCGGGCCTAAGGTTTGGCTGTTCGATTAATCCGGAAGCCATCCTTGACCATCCCAGTCAGTTCGATTTCTACGACGGCGGCGGTTTGGACCTGGCCTGTCTCGGGATGGCCGAACTTGATGTTTACGGTAATGTCAATGTCAGCAAATTCGGGCCGCGGATTGCCGGTCCCGGCGGCTTTGTCAACATTACCCAGAACGCCAAAAAGGTAGTATTCTGCGGCACCATGACTGCCGGCGGCTTGAAAGTGGCGACCGGCAACGGCAAATTGACGATCGTTGAGGAAGGAAAAGCTAAAAAACTGGTGCCCAAAGTGGGACACATCACATTTAGCGGCGAGTACGCCCGCGAAAAAGGGCAAAAGGTGCTTTACGTCACCGAGCGGGCGGTCTTTGAGATGCGGCCGGAAGGGCTGACCTTAACGGAAGTTGCGCCTGGCGTAGACCTGGAAAAAGATATTTTCGGCCAGATGTTGTTTAAACCGCACGTGGCCAGCGACCTTAAGCTGATGGACCGGCGGATTTTTACAGACAAACCGATGGGCCTCAAAGACGAAATCCTGTCCAAAAAAGCTTAA
- a CDS encoding 4-hydroxyphenylacetate 3-hydroxylase N-terminal domain-containing protein — translation MLMNGEQYKESLRKLRPNIYKWGELIEDVTSHPATRLHVQSVAQSYDAAFDPEKAPIFTAKSHLTGETAHRWNTLMNSAEAVMGNSLMKRAQYRVTGTCQGATCAGWTGINVLWAVTYEMDKELGTNYHERVKKYFRYVEDNAFALAGAITDAKGNRSLKPSQQPNKDSNLHVKEVRPDGIVIRGYKAQICGVAAAHEIIILPGSGYGESEKDFCVAAAVPRDAEGLTIVETRRPSDTRDEEEGWDAPKAGNITQAFLIFDDVFVPNDRVFLCGEFKYTGKIISYFTAIYRAAIGACVAGQGDIMIGAAMNMARANGLSSKVFQEKLNQMAINNEITYGLGLGAMMAGKAHPSGLWIPDLLLAHVNKTQVAKLPYETKVIAQDISGGIAETGCFPSYKDFQSPLYGETLYKMLAAGSDGETRARAARLVEWLTVGGGIPGCMHGGGSPDGARLVVRAMEPWEKFAADAKRIAGITADLADPAPAKK, via the coding sequence ATGTTGATGAACGGCGAACAGTACAAAGAAAGTCTGAGAAAGCTGCGTCCCAACATTTATAAATGGGGTGAACTCATCGAGGACGTAACGAGTCATCCCGCGACCCGGCTTCATGTCCAATCGGTGGCGCAGTCTTACGACGCGGCCTTCGATCCGGAAAAGGCACCGATCTTTACCGCCAAGTCCCATTTGACCGGCGAAACGGCCCACCGCTGGAATACCCTGATGAACAGTGCCGAGGCGGTCATGGGCAATTCGCTGATGAAGCGCGCGCAATACCGGGTTACCGGGACCTGCCAGGGCGCAACCTGCGCCGGCTGGACCGGGATCAACGTGCTGTGGGCGGTTACTTATGAAATGGATAAAGAACTGGGGACCAACTATCATGAACGGGTGAAGAAGTATTTCCGTTACGTTGAAGACAATGCGTTTGCCCTGGCCGGCGCGATTACCGACGCCAAAGGCAACCGCAGCCTCAAACCTTCCCAGCAGCCGAACAAAGACAGCAACTTGCACGTCAAAGAAGTCCGGCCGGACGGCATCGTTATTCGCGGTTACAAGGCGCAAATCTGCGGGGTCGCTGCTGCCCATGAGATTATTATCCTGCCGGGCAGCGGTTACGGCGAATCGGAGAAAGACTTCTGCGTGGCCGCCGCCGTGCCGCGTGACGCCGAAGGCTTGACCATCGTGGAAACCCGTCGTCCCAGCGACACCCGTGATGAGGAAGAGGGTTGGGATGCGCCGAAGGCCGGCAACATTACGCAAGCCTTCCTGATTTTCGACGATGTTTTTGTGCCGAACGACCGGGTATTTTTGTGCGGTGAGTTCAAATACACCGGCAAGATTATCAGCTACTTCACGGCGATTTACCGCGCTGCTATCGGCGCCTGCGTCGCCGGGCAAGGGGACATTATGATCGGCGCCGCCATGAATATGGCCCGCGCTAACGGCTTGTCCTCGAAAGTTTTCCAAGAAAAGCTAAATCAAATGGCGATTAATAACGAAATTACTTATGGGTTGGGCCTGGGCGCCATGATGGCCGGCAAGGCACACCCGTCCGGTCTCTGGATTCCTGACCTCTTACTGGCCCATGTTAATAAGACCCAGGTCGCTAAGCTGCCATACGAAACAAAGGTTATTGCTCAGGATATCAGCGGCGGCATTGCTGAGACCGGCTGTTTCCCGTCCTACAAAGACTTCCAGTCGCCGCTGTATGGGGAAACGCTGTATAAGATGCTGGCGGCCGGTTCTGACGGTGAAACCCGTGCCCGTGCTGCCCGTCTGGTAGAATGGCTGACGGTCGGCGGCGGCATACCGGGCTGCATGCACGGCGGCGGTTCGCCTGACGGCGCCCGGTTGGTCGTAAGAGCGATGGAGCCGTGGGAAAAATTTGCGGCTGATGCCAAGCGCATCGCCGGTATTACCGCTGATTTGGCTGATCCGGCGCCGGCTAAGAAATAG
- a CDS encoding GntR family transcriptional regulator, whose protein sequence is MFLQRVGIPIYLQVKNFILEKIKSGEYKPGDKLPTERELSAELGISRNTVSAAYKELLLEGILEARQGRGTFVRAAETQSDDFDVIAGSRRERLLRIIDDAMAKVLDLGFTVEQFAAFVAIRAKEKAEAVRQLRVAVVECTVEFTRRFIRQIDQVANVHFETVLLDELESGKVPVQLLHACDLVVTTMEHQAVVSKLMGPSPKLIAAATVPSLEAVIRLARLPAGNSIGVIALTDRFVEALKRLLVRVNITGVDLDVTLSGDRDELRRFIATHRVLLVCEEREHLVRHLAMDSQEIIVFYYEIDQGSLHQIVAKLVAQTL, encoded by the coding sequence ATGTTTTTGCAGCGAGTAGGCATCCCGATTTATTTGCAAGTGAAAAACTTCATCCTGGAAAAAATAAAAAGCGGCGAGTACAAGCCGGGGGACAAACTGCCGACCGAACGTGAACTATCCGCCGAACTCGGCATAAGTCGCAATACGGTTAGCGCCGCCTACAAGGAGCTGCTGCTGGAGGGCATTCTGGAAGCGCGCCAGGGTCGGGGCACGTTTGTCCGTGCGGCCGAAACTCAAAGCGACGATTTTGACGTTATTGCCGGCAGCCGGCGGGAACGGCTATTGCGCATCATTGACGATGCCATGGCCAAAGTGCTGGACTTAGGCTTTACGGTCGAACAGTTTGCCGCCTTTGTCGCCATTCGCGCCAAAGAAAAAGCCGAGGCGGTACGCCAGCTGCGGGTTGCCGTCGTAGAATGTACCGTCGAATTTACCCGCCGTTTTATCCGGCAGATTGACCAAGTTGCCAACGTTCATTTTGAAACAGTGCTGCTTGACGAACTGGAAAGCGGGAAGGTGCCGGTTCAGCTTCTTCACGCCTGCGACTTAGTGGTGACAACAATGGAGCATCAGGCGGTCGTCAGCAAACTTATGGGGCCAAGTCCGAAACTGATCGCCGCGGCCACGGTGCCCAGCCTGGAGGCTGTTATAAGGCTGGCACGGTTGCCGGCTGGCAACAGTATTGGCGTGATCGCCCTGACCGACCGGTTTGTGGAAGCCCTTAAACGGCTACTGGTGCGGGTTAACATTACCGGCGTGGATTTGGATGTAACTCTTTCCGGCGACCGGGATGAACTGCGGCGGTTTATTGCCACCCACCGTGTTCTCCTGGTCTGTGAGGAGCGGGAGCACCTGGTACGGCATTTGGCGATGGATAGCCAGGAGATAATCGTTTTTTACTATGAAATTGACCAGGGGTCACTGCACCAAATTGTCGCCAAACTGGTGGCCCAGACGCTATAA
- a CDS encoding XTP/dITP diphosphatase, giving the protein MKEIVVATRNAGKVAEIAAALADLPVNLRSLRDFGAIPDAVEDGDTFAANAVLKAKHYARYTGMACLADDSGLEVDALGGAPGVFSARYAGEGAGDAANNAKLLCELAGVPIQRRSARFRCVLAFLDEDGTLLVTEGACEGIILEQPRGTGGFGYDPLLYLPELGKTVAELTITEKNAVSHRGKALRQMAAMLAERQR; this is encoded by the coding sequence GTGAAAGAGATTGTCGTAGCTACTCGCAATGCCGGCAAAGTTGCGGAAATTGCCGCCGCCCTGGCCGATTTGCCTGTTAATTTGCGGTCGCTGCGCGATTTCGGTGCTATCCCCGATGCCGTGGAAGACGGCGATACTTTTGCGGCCAATGCTGTATTAAAGGCGAAACATTATGCCCGCTATACCGGTATGGCCTGTTTAGCCGACGATTCGGGGCTGGAAGTAGATGCTTTGGGCGGTGCACCTGGCGTTTTTTCTGCCCGCTATGCCGGGGAGGGAGCGGGCGATGCGGCCAACAACGCCAAGCTGCTGTGCGAACTGGCCGGCGTACCGATTCAGCGGCGATCGGCGCGTTTCCGCTGCGTCCTCGCCTTTCTTGATGAAGACGGTACACTGCTGGTAACCGAAGGCGCCTGCGAGGGAATTATTTTAGAGCAGCCGCGCGGGACTGGCGGCTTTGGCTATGACCCCCTCCTCTATCTACCTGAGCTGGGGAAGACGGTGGCCGAACTGACTATTACCGAAAAAAACGCGGTCAGCCATCGGGGCAAGGCTTTACGGCAAATGGCTGCGATGCTTGCGGAGCGGCAGCGATGA